A window of Natrinema versiforme contains these coding sequences:
- a CDS encoding thiamine-phosphate synthase family protein, whose amino-acid sequence MSLVLPSELVVDRFLPTVRAMLATRLADRGLTQREIADELGVTQAAVSKYVGGESGGDDRFRDDPETVATVERIADGLASGELDGYDALAELLSLVRSLEDRGPICELHEEEMPELRGLGCDLCVRGLDPDVRAERDVLANVRTAARTLASIPGMADVVPNVGTNVGMCLPDPRDETDVAAIPGRIYAMGGRIEIPANPEFGASKHVATAVIAATAVESEVRGAINIATDDDLLKAAREHGIDPLEFDADYEDRGEHLRSRFADRGTVPRVVYHRGAFGIEPATYVFGATAADAAELITDLLETASS is encoded by the coding sequence ATGTCGCTCGTCTTGCCGAGTGAACTCGTCGTCGATCGGTTCCTGCCGACGGTACGGGCGATGCTGGCCACCCGGCTCGCCGACCGCGGACTGACCCAACGGGAGATCGCCGACGAACTCGGCGTGACCCAAGCCGCCGTCAGCAAGTACGTCGGCGGCGAAAGCGGCGGCGACGACCGCTTCCGGGACGACCCCGAAACCGTCGCGACCGTCGAACGCATCGCGGACGGCCTCGCGAGCGGCGAGCTGGACGGCTACGACGCGCTCGCCGAACTCCTCTCGCTCGTCCGCAGTCTCGAGGATCGGGGCCCGATCTGTGAACTCCACGAAGAAGAGATGCCCGAACTCCGCGGACTGGGCTGTGATTTGTGCGTTCGCGGGCTCGACCCCGACGTGCGGGCCGAACGGGACGTGCTCGCGAACGTCCGCACCGCCGCGCGAACCCTCGCTTCGATTCCCGGCATGGCCGACGTCGTTCCGAACGTCGGGACGAACGTCGGCATGTGCCTGCCCGATCCCCGCGACGAGACCGATGTCGCTGCGATCCCCGGTCGGATCTACGCCATGGGCGGACGGATCGAGATCCCGGCGAACCCCGAGTTCGGCGCGTCCAAACACGTCGCGACGGCGGTCATCGCCGCGACCGCCGTCGAATCCGAGGTTCGGGGTGCCATCAATATCGCTACCGACGACGACCTGCTCAAGGCTGCCCGAGAACACGGCATCGACCCGCTCGAGTTCGACGCCGACTACGAGGACCGCGGCGAACACCTCCGGAGTCGGTTCGCGGACCGCGGAACGGTCCCCCGCGTCGTCTACCACCGCGGCGCGTTCGGGATCGAACCCGCGACCTACGTCTTCGGCGCGACGGCCGCCGACGCCGCCGAACTGATCACGGACTTGCTCGAGACGGCCTCGTCGTAA